A DNA window from Ensifer sp. WSM1721 contains the following coding sequences:
- a CDS encoding Thivi_2564 family membrane protein: MSILISILITFLVVILVLYLVNRLPIDGRTKQIVQAIVIIIGILALLRYLAVF; the protein is encoded by the coding sequence ATGTCCATACTCATCAGTATCCTGATTACCTTTCTCGTCGTCATTCTTGTGCTCTATCTTGTCAATCGTCTCCCCATCGACGGGCGCACCAAACAGATCGTCCAGGCGATCGTGATCATCATCGGCATCCTGGCGTTGCTGAGATACCTGGCGGTATTCTGA
- the selB gene encoding selenocysteine-specific translation elongation factor: MIVGTAGHIDHGKTSLVRALTGVDTDRLKEEKDRGISIDLGFAYMPVEGLETIGIIDVPGHEKFIHNMLAGASGIDFVLLVVAADDGVMPQTREHLAIVDLLGTEQGVVAITKADLVRDGRLAEVEKAMRDALSGTALAGAPMIPVSTVSGSGVALLRDEIAAAARNLQRRQTSGRFRLAVDRSFTIQGAGTVVTGTVLSGQVSVEDRLTISPSGLEARVRSIHAQNRPSEIGRAGDRCALNLVGPDITKTAIGRGDVVCDHSLHAPTSRIDATLRVLGSEPKAIGHWFPVRLHHASAEVGARIVLLADEPVAPGTRTLVQLVLERPIAAAAGDRYVVRDTSARRTIGGGRFLDLRAPARKRRTEERTAQLAALSSSEPKQAIEALLANPPYLVDIGAFARDRAMAAGEAEAMAESLNVVQLTSDTATLAMSMESWERLRRDILARLRSFHADNPDLLGMGVERLRTQLEFRLPAPAFRAALNPLVRQGEIVLDGAWVRLAEHRVTMTPADERLWKEIERLLGGSERFRPPRVRDIAGLLAVPEGEARRLLKLGSRMGKVHEVAHDHFFLREVVAEMVAVMDEISAAAEKGWFTAMQFRDRLENGRKVAIQILDFFDRHSVTLRRGDLRRLNRNRLDFFGNLSNAVSAAPRVSLDAQRSP; this comes from the coding sequence GTGATCGTCGGCACCGCCGGCCATATCGATCACGGCAAGACGTCGCTCGTCCGGGCGCTGACCGGCGTCGACACCGATCGCCTGAAGGAGGAGAAGGATCGCGGCATATCGATCGATCTCGGCTTTGCCTATATGCCGGTCGAGGGCCTGGAGACGATCGGCATCATCGACGTCCCCGGCCACGAGAAATTCATCCACAACATGCTGGCGGGCGCGAGCGGCATCGATTTCGTTCTGCTTGTCGTCGCGGCCGATGACGGCGTCATGCCGCAGACGCGAGAGCATCTGGCGATCGTCGATCTACTCGGCACCGAACAGGGAGTCGTCGCCATCACCAAAGCCGATCTCGTGAGGGACGGCCGCCTTGCGGAAGTCGAAAAGGCGATGCGCGACGCGCTTTCGGGCACGGCGCTTGCCGGTGCGCCCATGATCCCGGTTTCGACCGTCTCGGGCAGCGGTGTGGCGCTGCTGCGCGACGAAATCGCCGCCGCCGCGCGCAATCTCCAGCGACGGCAGACAAGCGGGCGTTTCCGGCTTGCCGTCGATCGCTCTTTCACCATCCAGGGCGCGGGCACAGTGGTCACCGGAACCGTTCTTTCGGGCCAAGTGTCGGTAGAGGATCGGCTCACCATCAGCCCTTCGGGCCTTGAGGCGCGCGTGCGATCGATCCATGCGCAGAACAGGCCGAGTGAGATTGGCCGCGCGGGTGATCGCTGTGCGCTCAACCTCGTCGGTCCGGACATCACGAAAACGGCAATCGGCCGCGGCGACGTGGTCTGCGACCATAGCCTGCATGCGCCGACCAGCCGAATTGACGCGACCTTGCGTGTGCTCGGCTCGGAGCCCAAAGCGATCGGCCACTGGTTCCCGGTCAGGCTTCATCACGCATCGGCGGAAGTCGGAGCCCGCATCGTCCTCTTGGCGGACGAACCGGTCGCGCCCGGAACGCGCACGCTCGTCCAGCTCGTGCTGGAACGGCCGATCGCGGCGGCAGCCGGAGACCGCTATGTCGTTCGCGACACGTCTGCCCGGCGCACGATCGGCGGCGGCCGCTTTCTGGACCTGCGCGCCCCCGCACGCAAGCGTCGCACAGAGGAACGGACCGCGCAACTCGCCGCGCTGTCATCGAGCGAGCCGAAGCAGGCGATCGAGGCACTGCTTGCCAATCCGCCCTATCTCGTCGACATCGGCGCTTTTGCCCGCGACCGGGCAATGGCCGCGGGCGAAGCCGAGGCAATGGCAGAGTCCTTGAATGTCGTGCAACTTACGTCCGATACCGCGACGCTCGCCATGTCCATGGAGAGCTGGGAGAGGCTGCGGCGTGACATTCTCGCGCGGCTTCGATCTTTCCATGCGGACAATCCGGACCTACTCGGCATGGGCGTGGAACGGTTGCGTACGCAGCTCGAATTTCGCCTGCCGGCGCCCGCGTTCCGCGCAGCTTTGAATCCCCTCGTGCGGCAGGGCGAAATCGTGCTCGACGGAGCATGGGTCCGGCTCGCCGAACATCGAGTGACCATGACCCCGGCCGACGAGCGGCTCTGGAAAGAGATCGAGCGCCTGCTCGGGGGCAGCGAGCGGTTTCGCCCGCCACGCGTGCGCGATATTGCCGGACTGCTGGCGGTTCCGGAGGGCGAGGCGCGCCGGCTCCTCAAACTCGGCAGCCGCATGGGCAAGGTGCATGAGGTGGCGCACGATCATTTTTTTCTGCGCGAGGTGGTCGCGGAGATGGTGGCTGTCATGGACGAGATCAGCGCCGCTGCCGAAAAAGGCTGGTTTACCGCCATGCAGTTCCGCGATCGTCTCGAAAACGGCCGCAAGGTCGCGATCCAGATCCTCGACTTCTTCGATCGTCACAGCGTCACGCTCAGACGCGGGGACCTGCGCCGCCTCAACCGGAACCGTCTGGATTTTTTCGGCAATTTGTCGAATGCTGTCTCCGCGGCGCCGCGCGTCTCATTGGACGCGCAAAGGTCGCCGTAG
- a CDS encoding tetratricopeptide repeat protein has translation MAKALAAARDGDYETALSIWEPLARAGNARAQNNIGACFAGGLGVARDTDLAYRWLGLSAEAGDPVGRRNLASLLFRGEGIAPDYPRAAALYRQAAEQNDAEAQDMLSWMLLEGDLIEPDFAEARRWALAAAKNGSASSMTRLGMLYHHAIGVTRDPVEAAYWWGRGARAGDAEGQAMLGAAYHLGSGVARDPVEAFAWLTRARRAGSGLAAPFFEVVRAALDAEELMEAERRAALPLTETLVPLQRAKEGDQR, from the coding sequence ATGGCAAAGGCGCTCGCAGCCGCCCGCGACGGCGACTACGAAACCGCTCTCTCCATATGGGAGCCCTTGGCCCGGGCGGGAAATGCAAGGGCCCAGAACAATATCGGCGCTTGCTTTGCGGGAGGGTTGGGGGTCGCCCGAGATACCGATCTAGCCTACCGCTGGCTGGGCCTTTCCGCCGAGGCCGGCGATCCCGTCGGTCGGCGCAACCTCGCCTCGCTTCTCTTCAGGGGAGAGGGAATAGCGCCGGACTATCCAAGGGCGGCCGCGCTTTATCGCCAGGCCGCAGAACAGAACGACGCCGAAGCTCAGGACATGCTGAGCTGGATGCTCCTGGAGGGCGATCTCATCGAACCCGATTTCGCGGAAGCGCGCCGCTGGGCGCTCGCCGCCGCGAAGAATGGCTCCGCCTCGTCGATGACGCGGCTGGGGATGCTCTACCACCATGCTATAGGGGTCACGCGCGATCCGGTCGAGGCGGCCTACTGGTGGGGCCGCGGCGCGCGAGCCGGCGACGCCGAGGGACAGGCGATGCTCGGTGCGGCCTATCATCTCGGAAGCGGCGTCGCGCGCGATCCGGTCGAAGCCTTCGCCTGGCTGACAAGGGCGCGTCGAGCCGGCAGCGGGCTGGCCGCGCCATTCTTCGAAGTCGTGCGCGCGGCACTCGACGCGGAGGAACTGATGGAAGCCGAGCGCCGCGCCGCGCTTCCGCTCACCGAAACGCTGGTACCGCTCCAGCGCGCAAAGGAGGGAGATCAGAGGTGA
- the selA gene encoding L-seryl-tRNA(Sec) selenium transferase, whose product MDANIRLRDIPSVDELLRSAAAAEAIECFGRPAVAEALRRVLTTIRNAVRDGADVPSLEAIAVAAFAALEANDRSSLRPLFNLTGTVLHTNLGRALLAEAAIDAAMEAMREAVALEFDLESGKRGERDDHLRALIRELTGAEDATVVNNNAAAVMLTLNSLSAGRQAIVSRGELIEIGGAFRMPDIMLRSGVRLVEVGTTNRTHARDYRDAIGPDTGLILKVHTSNYRIEGFTKEVGARELAAIAHEHGLPLVNDLGSGTLTDLDRFGLAHEPTVAEAIADSADIVTFSGDKLLGGPQAGFIVGRGDLLARINRNPMKRALRVDKIRLAALAATLRLYREPDRLSERLPTMRLLARPQADIRRQAERLAPVVERAVNGAFDVSVIDCGSQIGSGALPLATVPSAGLALAPTSDSGRMLAELAAALRRLPMPVIGRIERGSLVLDLRCLEDEEGFIANLARLGPSAGGSSS is encoded by the coding sequence ATGGACGCCAATATCAGGTTGCGTGACATCCCGTCGGTGGACGAGCTGCTGCGATCGGCCGCTGCTGCCGAGGCGATCGAATGTTTCGGGCGACCGGCCGTTGCCGAGGCCCTGCGGCGCGTCCTGACGACGATCCGGAATGCGGTGCGCGACGGCGCAGACGTCCCCTCCCTGGAGGCGATCGCAGTGGCCGCCTTCGCGGCGCTCGAGGCAAATGACCGATCGTCACTCCGCCCCCTGTTCAACCTGACGGGAACCGTGCTCCACACCAATCTCGGCCGCGCCTTGCTGGCGGAAGCGGCGATCGACGCCGCGATGGAGGCGATGCGCGAGGCGGTGGCGCTCGAATTCGACCTCGAGAGCGGAAAACGCGGCGAAAGGGACGATCACCTGCGCGCGCTCATCCGGGAGCTGACTGGCGCGGAGGATGCGACCGTCGTCAACAACAATGCCGCAGCCGTCATGCTCACACTGAACAGTCTGTCGGCCGGCAGGCAAGCGATCGTCTCGCGTGGCGAGCTCATCGAAATCGGTGGAGCATTCCGCATGCCGGACATCATGCTGCGCTCCGGCGTCCGCCTCGTCGAGGTCGGCACCACGAACCGCACTCATGCCCGGGACTACAGGGACGCGATCGGCCCCGATACGGGCCTGATCTTGAAGGTCCACACCTCCAACTATCGCATCGAAGGCTTCACCAAGGAGGTCGGGGCACGCGAGCTCGCGGCAATCGCCCATGAACACGGGCTGCCGCTCGTCAACGATCTCGGTTCGGGTACGCTTACCGATCTCGACCGCTTCGGACTCGCGCATGAACCGACTGTCGCCGAAGCGATCGCCGACAGCGCCGATATCGTCACCTTTTCCGGCGACAAGCTGCTTGGCGGACCTCAGGCCGGCTTCATCGTCGGGCGTGGCGACCTCCTCGCCAGGATCAACAGGAATCCGATGAAGCGCGCGCTGCGCGTCGACAAGATCCGCCTTGCGGCGCTCGCGGCAACGCTTAGGCTCTATCGCGAACCGGACCGCCTGAGCGAACGCCTGCCGACGATGCGGCTGCTCGCCCGTCCGCAGGCCGACATCCGCCGGCAGGCCGAGCGGCTGGCTCCCGTGGTGGAGCGGGCGGTGAACGGCGCGTTCGACGTTTCGGTGATCGACTGCGGCAGCCAGATCGGCTCAGGCGCCTTGCCGCTCGCCACCGTGCCGAGCGCCGGACTAGCGCTCGCGCCAACTTCCGACAGTGGTCGCATGCTTGCCGAACTGGCGGCGGCGCTCAGGCGCCTGCCGATGCCGGTCATCGGCCGCATCGAACGCGGATCGCTTGTGCTCGATTTGCGTTGCCTCGAGGATGAGGAAGGCTTCATCGCCAATCTCGCGCGTCTCGGTCCATCGGCTGGAGGATCCTCGTCGTGA
- the fdhE gene encoding formate dehydrogenase accessory protein FdhE yields the protein MKSKDAAAPDPTAIGEISSPPFARLPDPASLFAARAARLSQLADASGLAPYLNFLSGLTTAQHLIQADLPPPEGPDAQTLMRAHEFEMPPLHRNGIGDGEAIHAVIDRLFAAADAINKPAAAAEALRRVTAADREARLAMAESVLSGALPADAIAEHIFVWAALQVHFARLASVLDAAKLRPVADGICPACGSMPASSMVVGWPGSHGARFCCCSLCSTLWHYVRIKCMLCGSTKGIAYSEIEDHGGTVKAETCDECHGWTKIFYQNKAPATEPIADDVASLSLDLLMREGSYRRGGFAPLLAGF from the coding sequence ATGAAAAGTAAAGACGCTGCAGCGCCCGATCCGACCGCCATTGGAGAGATCTCGTCGCCGCCCTTTGCGCGCCTTCCCGACCCCGCTTCCCTCTTCGCCGCAAGGGCCGCGCGTCTCAGTCAATTGGCGGACGCGAGCGGCTTGGCGCCCTATCTTAACTTCCTTTCAGGCCTTACGACCGCGCAACACCTTATCCAAGCCGACCTTCCCCCTCCCGAGGGCCCAGACGCCCAGACGCTCATGCGCGCCCACGAGTTCGAAATGCCGCCGCTCCACCGCAATGGTATCGGCGACGGCGAAGCGATCCATGCCGTAATCGACCGGCTGTTCGCGGCCGCTGACGCAATCAACAAGCCGGCCGCAGCCGCCGAAGCGCTCCGCCGCGTCACCGCCGCCGATCGCGAAGCGCGGCTCGCCATGGCCGAAAGCGTCCTCTCTGGCGCATTGCCCGCAGACGCTATCGCCGAGCATATTTTCGTCTGGGCCGCACTTCAGGTGCACTTCGCACGGCTGGCGTCGGTGCTTGACGCCGCCAAGCTGAGGCCCGTCGCCGACGGCATTTGCCCCGCCTGCGGCAGCATGCCGGCATCGTCCATGGTCGTCGGCTGGCCGGGTTCGCACGGGGCGCGGTTCTGCTGCTGCTCGCTTTGCTCGACGCTCTGGCACTATGTTCGCATCAAATGCATGCTTTGCGGCTCCACCAAAGGGATCGCCTATAGCGAGATCGAGGATCACGGCGGCACCGTCAAGGCCGAGACCTGCGACGAATGCCATGGCTGGACGAAGATTTTCTACCAGAACAAGGCGCCAGCGACCGAGCCGATTGCCGACGATGTCGCGAGTCTCAGCCTCGACCTCCTGATGCGCGAAGGCTCTTATCGCCGTGGCGGATTTGCGCCGCTTTTGGCTGGCTTCTAG
- a CDS encoding formate dehydrogenase subunit gamma codes for MSTDTDTDYDVAKGDSVHPGKPVTVDRYTGGARINHWITATSLVLLALSGLSLFHPRLFFLSALFGGGQAVRAIHPWIGVILFFSFLGLFLRFWKLNLWKREDGTWLARVRDVLTAHDERLPEVGKYNAGQKLVFWSMSILIIVLITSGLVIWDQYFAAYTTIEQKRWALLVHSIAAILAISVWITHVYAAIWVKGTIRGMVRGSVTGGWAWRYHRKWLRELVARPPTEVPTEDKKRTAAE; via the coding sequence ATGAGTACCGACACGGACACGGATTATGACGTAGCGAAGGGCGACAGCGTTCACCCCGGCAAACCCGTCACGGTCGATCGTTATACCGGCGGCGCGCGGATCAACCACTGGATCACTGCCACGAGCCTCGTGCTGCTCGCGTTGTCCGGTCTGTCCCTGTTCCACCCCCGGCTTTTCTTCCTGTCGGCGCTGTTCGGCGGCGGTCAAGCGGTGCGCGCCATTCACCCCTGGATCGGCGTCATCCTGTTTTTCAGCTTCCTCGGCCTGTTCCTGCGCTTCTGGAAGCTCAATCTCTGGAAGCGTGAGGATGGCACCTGGCTCGCGCGCGTGCGCGACGTTCTGACCGCCCACGACGAACGCCTGCCCGAGGTCGGCAAGTACAATGCCGGGCAGAAGCTCGTCTTCTGGTCCATGTCGATCCTGATCATCGTGCTGATAACCTCGGGCCTGGTCATTTGGGACCAGTATTTTGCGGCATACACCACGATCGAGCAGAAGCGATGGGCCCTTCTCGTGCACTCGATCGCCGCCATCCTCGCGATCAGCGTCTGGATCACCCATGTCTATGCAGCGATCTGGGTAAAGGGTACGATACGGGGAATGGTCCGCGGTTCGGTGACCGGCGGCTGGGCGTGGCGATATCACCGCAAGTGGCTGCGCGAACTGGTCGCCAGACCGCCAACGGAAGTGCCTACGGAAGACAAAAAGAGGACCGCAGCCGAGTAG
- the fdxH gene encoding formate dehydrogenase subunit beta: protein MFPPVPNPATAPQSPQFGEKDLIRRSASTITPPAQRQTEVAKLIDVSKCIGCKACQAACIEWNDTHPELEANTGVYENPHDLTPDMFTLMRFTEWENPETNNLEWLIRKDGCMHCEDPGCLKACPAPGAIVQYSNGIVDFVHENCIGCGYCIKGCPFNIPRISPVDHTAYKCTLCSDRIAVGQGPACAKACPTQAIVFGTKEEMKKHAEGRITDLKSRGFANAGLYDPPGVGGTHVMYVLHHADKPEIYAGLPNNPTISPIVEAWKGVTKYAGLAVMGVAAVTGFLHYMVNGPNRVSEEDEEAAERLTGDRSS from the coding sequence ATGTTCCCGCCCGTCCCAAACCCCGCCACCGCACCTCAAAGCCCGCAGTTCGGTGAAAAGGACCTGATACGGCGATCGGCCTCGACCATAACGCCGCCGGCTCAGCGACAGACCGAGGTGGCCAAGCTCATCGATGTCTCGAAATGCATCGGCTGCAAGGCCTGCCAGGCGGCCTGCATCGAATGGAACGACACCCATCCGGAGCTCGAGGCCAATACCGGCGTCTATGAAAATCCGCACGACCTGACGCCGGACATGTTCACGCTGATGCGCTTCACCGAATGGGAAAACCCGGAGACGAATAATCTGGAATGGCTGATCCGCAAGGACGGCTGCATGCATTGCGAGGATCCCGGCTGTCTCAAGGCCTGCCCTGCCCCCGGCGCCATCGTCCAATATTCGAACGGCATCGTCGACTTCGTGCACGAGAACTGCATCGGCTGCGGCTACTGCATCAAAGGATGCCCATTCAATATTCCCCGGATTTCTCCGGTCGATCATACCGCCTACAAATGCACGCTCTGCTCCGATCGCATTGCCGTCGGCCAGGGCCCGGCCTGCGCGAAAGCGTGCCCGACGCAAGCCATCGTCTTCGGCACCAAGGAGGAGATGAAGAAACACGCGGAGGGGCGGATCACCGATCTGAAGTCGCGCGGCTTTGCCAATGCCGGGCTTTACGACCCGCCGGGCGTCGGCGGCACGCATGTCATGTACGTGCTGCACCACGCCGACAAGCCGGAGATATACGCCGGTCTGCCCAACAATCCGACGATCAGCCCGATCGTCGAGGCCTGGAAGGGCGTCACGAAATATGCCGGGCTCGCCGTCATGGGCGTCGCGGCCGTCACCGGCTTCCTGCATTACATGGTCAACGGCCCCAACCGCGTTTCCGAAGAGGACGAGGAGGCCGCTGAGAGGCTCACTGGAGATCGTTCGTCATGA